The following proteins are co-located in the Silene latifolia isolate original U9 population chromosome 1, ASM4854445v1, whole genome shotgun sequence genome:
- the LOC141613970 gene encoding uncharacterized protein LOC141613970 isoform X5, whose amino-acid sequence MKILVEQLKLLCDKKLDLEAKLIKEKANLQVMTRETGNWLKSVMVLMEMQEMKQLMKEVGVAEIVVKMMEYDVLKKLWKDDRAIFDIVVDVVNKKCNHQTVGARRGVDAEEEADYKKVAKIASDVIKDIVDEFTMFIKGNDAAVTLVKLLDNVGNNVDLEKLMKEEDQMVMILSKGEGIIRKEVGHNHHDEEELLIPKDDEDVQPVNESFIKEKVKSLRKRMGRLMDFMDDENFKKSLPEGANLGWEVMKALSNSSGSDQAVENSKPHRYCGYCIVRFEVNIRHHDMSERALTMIKTINHMIDRYPSNDVTRPIRDDELEYIPGEFIEGLESREIVLQRILIALKNDQVNIIGVYGMGGCGNDRVILVESIPRWMSQQSFKKFKAISLLSGNDFSRLSGVKAPMLQILLLKGDISSTSLPSDFFVGMKNLKILSLSNINFSLGLPESMGHLQRLKTLHLHNCKLKDVKLIGKLVNLLVLSLRGSSLEELAIEIGDLCKLRLLDIEGCKGLKNIPANILSRLSHLEGLYMLNVFDGWASSNIEVNPEEGDDQASGSELDTLSHLNALETEVREGGYDQASGSELDTLSHLNVLEMEVSEAKQLLTANNGQYVEQLGKFKIRVHNSFEWDFAEDIKDITSECRYILELKDINTFENNWLRAVLKKADCFVLMDCPSLTENLVPLFDEEGFKDLRNLVVERCDFKCIVSSSDQDESMVFVNLKLLRLNYMYNLEMICDGKAPAGLFSNLRCLYLCTLPRLTCGLPLTSIQHNLSEIDVHHCESLEFIFNKDTTLPEDNVEIILFPHLKSLSLSYVQRLSGVVGPTQSEMMHTIEYLSQDRPFFDEKIKFQSLEILELSINKTIGTLWSTASDISSFQNLKNLDIYRCSKLQSLGPPSIFAALVQLEHLSISYCENMQEVITKETERNGIREGVIAFPQLKHLCLDDLDNLERFYGGSYKLEFPKLKSLKLSAIRNLTNFDGAEISNTLISDKIEFPCLDDLLIQNLSSEVERLWNWSSSGVEGETESGSNPLDPVPSLKKLQLSSMQGLMSIPHFVSHKLTRLHVSDLNDIKYLFSVSPLNREVFWSYSQLPNLANLSVGGYGFVEQLFENEDDTAVVMLCERLEAIGLRSMPKMKILPWHLLTNIRTLSIFDLKWKYLFSADLFTKGREQLQQLESLRITDCEDMEVIIMDELVGDGEDSVYCFPRLKKLELNSLNITKFVSKPNTGLHFQSLQSIKFAWCNKMHSFCSGPFRAPKLEYLELLYCESMEYFVSDEKIEVRELPSLTNIEIDECPKMLSFSSKPLKAPKLHSVILKQSGEMRWFSPGDPNCGDILELPSLEQVIIQECWGMQKFSSGGINAPCLCDMMVDDEDYSKCTNEKLQELLQNLQDYHIREEEEEEEEEEEEEEEEEQEQEQEQDKDEDDEDEDEEDLNDNGDGDEQNMDGDEDEDEEMAELRSEYSDGSQKE is encoded by the exons ATGAAAATTCTGGTGGAACAGCTTAAACTTTTGTGTGACAAGAAGCTGGACCTTGAAGCTAAACTGATAAAAGAGAAGGCGAATTTGCAGGTGATGACAAGAGAAACTGGGAATTGGTTGAAAAGTGTGATGGTTTTGATGGAGATGCAAGAAATGAAGCAACTTATGAAAGAAGTGGGGGTGGCTGAAATTGTGGTGAAAATGATGGAGTATGATGTTCTGAAGAAGTTATGGAAAGATGATAGGGCGATTTTCGACATTGTGGTTGATGTGGTGAATAAGAAGTGCAATCATCAAACGGTAGGTGCTAGGAGAGGGGTCGATGCTGAAGaggaggctgattacaagaaggttGCCAAGATAGCGAGCGATGTTATAAAGGATATTGTGGATGAGTTTACAATGTTTATAAAAGGGAATGATGCGGCTGTTACGCTCGTTAAATTATTGGACAACGTTGGAAACAATGTCGATCTTGAGAAGCTCATGAAAGAAGAAGATCAGATGGTCATGATTTTGAGTAAAGGAGAGGGTATCATTCGAAAGGAGGTTGGGCATAATCATCATGATGAAGAGGAATTACTTATCCCCAAAGATGACGAGGATGTGCAGCCAGTTAATGAAAGTTTCATCAAAGAGAAAGTTAAAAGTTTGCGTAAACGTATGGGACGCTTAATGGACTTTATGGATGATGAGAACTTCAAGAAGAGTCTCCCCGAGGGTGCAAACTTAGGGTGGGAAGTCATGAAGGCTTTGAGCAATAGTTCCGGGTCTGACCAGGCTGTAGAAAACAGTAAACCGCACAGGTACTGCGGTTATTGTATTGTTCGATTCGAAGTCAACATTCGTCACCATGATATGAGTGAAAGGGCTCTAACTATGATCAAAACTATCAATCATATGATTGATAGATATCCTTCAAATGACGTGACTAGACCTATAAGAGACGATGAGCTCGAATATATTCCCGGTGAGTTCATAGAGGGCTTGGAATCTAGAGAAATAGTTTTACAGAGAATATTGATAGCTTTGAAGAATGATCAAGTTAACATTATCGGTGTATATGGCATGGGCGGTTGCG GCaacgatcgagtgattttggttGAAAGTATTCCACGATGGATGTCTCAGCAGTCTTTCAAGAAGTTCAAAGCCATATCGTTGCTTTCCGGCAATGATTTTTCTCGCTTGAGTGGAGTAAAGGCTCCTATGCTTCAAATTTTGCTATTAAAAGGCGACATATCCTCTACAAGTCTTCCTTCTGATTTCTTCGTGGGAATGAAGAATTTAAAGATATTAAGTTTGTCAAATATAAACTTTAGTTTGGGGTTACCAGAATCAATGGGACATTTACAGCGTCTCAAAACATTGCATTTACACAACTGCAAATTGAAAGACGTTAAATTGATTGGTAAGTTGGTGAATCTTCTTGTTTTGAGCTTGCGCGGATCAAGTTTGGAGGAGCTAGCTATTGAAATTGGGGACTTGTGCAAGCTGCGTTTGCTTGATATAGAAGGGTGCAAAGGTCTGAAAAATATCCCGGCCAATATCTTATCCCGTTTATCTCATTTAGAAGGACTATACATGCTCAATGTTTTTGATGGATGGGCATCTTCAAACATTGAAGTTAATCCTGAAGAGGGAGATGACCaggctagtgggagtgagctTGATACACTGTCTCACTTGAACGCGCTTGAAACGGAGGTACGTGAAGGGGGATATGACCAGGCTAGTGGAAGTGAGCTTGATACACTGTCTCACTTGAATGTGCTTGAAATGGAGGTATCTGAAGCTAAACAATTGTTAACTGCAAATAATGGCCAGTATGTCGAGCAATTAGGCAAGTTCAAAATACGTGTTCATAATTCTTTCGAATGGGATTTCGCAGAAGATATTAAAGATATAACATCTGAGTGCCGTTATATTTTGGAGTTAAAGGATATAAATACATTTGAAAACAATTGGTTAAGAGCGGTGTTAAAGAAAGCTGATTGCTTTGTACTAATGGATTGTCCTAGTTTAACTGAGAATTTAGTCCCTTTGTTTGATGAAGAGGGTTTTAAAGACTTGAGGAATTTGGTTGTTGAAAGGTGCGATTTCAAATGCATAGTCAGCTCAAGCGATCAGGATGAGTCAATGGTCTTTGTGAATCTGAAGCTTTTACGCTTAAATTATATGTACAACTTAGAGATGATCTGCGATGGGAAAGCTCCAGCAGGACTGTTCTCTAATCTCCGATGCCTCTATCTATGTACGTTGCCCAGGTTGACGTGTGGGTTGCCTCTAACTTCCATTCAACATAACTTGAGTGAGATTGATGTTCACCATTGTGAATCTTTGGAGTTCATCTTTAATAAGGATACGACTTTACCAGAAGACAACGTAGAAATCATCTTGTTTCCTCATTTAAAATCACTTTCACTATCTTACGTGCAAAGACTGTCAGGCGTAGTGGGGCCAACACAAAGTGAGATGATGCATACCATTGAGTATTTGTCACAAGATCGTCCTTTCTTTGATGAAAAG ATCAAATTTCAATCTCTTGAGATTTTGGAGTTGTCTATTAATAAAACAATTGGGACACTGTGGAGCACGGCATCCGACATTTCAAGCTTTCAGAATTTGAAGAATCTGGACATTTACCGCTGTTCAAAATTGCAGAGCCTGGGCCCTCCATCTATATTTGCGGCACTTGTTCAACTTGAACATTTGTCGATAAGTTATTGTGAAAATATGCAAGAAGTCATAACCAAAGAGACAGAAAGGAACGGAATTCGTGAAGGTGTTATCGCTTTTCCGCAGTTGAAACATCTTTGCTTGGATGATTTGGATAATCTTGAGAGGTTTTATGGAGGAAGTTATAAACTTGAGTTCCCTAAACTGAAATCACTGAAATTGTCAGCTATTCGTAATTTGACTAATTTTGACGGTGCAGAAATTTCCAACACTTTAATCTCTGACAAG ATTGAATTCCCATGCCTAGACGACTTGCTCATACAGAATTTGTCAAGCGAAGTTGAGAGGCTATGGAATTGGTCTTCATCGGGTGTGGAAGGAGAGACCGAAAGTGGTAGCAATCCATTAGACCCGGTTCCAAGCTTGAAAAAGTTACAACTTTCTAGCATGCAGGGGTTGATGTCTATTCCACACTTTGTCTCTCATAAATTGACCCGTCTTCATGTCTCAGATTTGAATGATATCAAATATTTATTCTCAGTTTCACCGTTAAATAGAGAGGTCTTCTGGTCATATTCCCAACTTCCGAACTTGGCAAACCTTTCTGTTGGTGGCTATGGTTTTGTGGAACAATTGTTTGAAAACGAAGACGATACTGCTGTTGTAATGCTATGTGAACGTCTAGAAGCAATAGGGTTGCGTAGTATGCCGAAAATGAAGATTTTGCCCTGGCATCTACTTACAAATATTCGCACCCTTTCTATTTTTGATTTAAAATGGAAATATCTATTCTCAGCCGATCTATTCACCAAGGGTAGAGAGCAACTCCAGCAGTTGGAATCTCTCCGTATTACTGATTGCGAAGACATGGAAGTAATAATCATGGATGAATTAGTTGGAGATGGAGAAGACTCAGTTTATTGTTTCCCTCGCCTTAAGAAATTGGAGTTGAACTCTCTGAATATCACCAAGTTTGTCTCCAAGCCAAACACTGGGTTGCACTTTCAATCACTTCAAAGTATTAAATTTGCGTGGTGTAATAAAATGCATTCATTTTGTTCAGGACCTTTCAGAGCTCCAAAACTAGAATATTTGGAGCTATTGTATTGTGAAAGTATGGAGTATTTTGTGTCTGATGAAAAGATTGAAGTTCGAGAATTGCCATCTTTGACAAACATCGAAATCGATGAGTGCCCGAAAATGTTGTCATTTTCATCCAAGCCTTTAAAAGCACCCAAATTACATTCCGTGATTCTTAAACAAAGTGGTGAAATGAGGTGGTTTTCACCCGGAGATCCAAATTGTGGTGATATTTTGGAGTTACCGTCTTTGGAGCAGGTAATAATTCAAGAGTGTTGGGGTATGCAAAAGTTTTCATCTGGAGGAATAAATGCTCCCTGTCTATGTGATATGATGGTTGATGATGAGGACTATTCTAAGTGTACAAATGAGAAGCTCCAAGAATTGTTGCAGAACCTGCAGGACTACCACATAAG agaagaagaagaagaagaagaagaagaagaagaagaagaggaagaagaggaacaGGAACAGGAACAGGAACAGGATAAGGATGAGGATGacgaagatgaagatgaagaagattTGAATGACAATGGTGATGGAGATGAACAAAATATGGatggagatgaagatgaagatgaagaaatgGCAGAGTTACGTAGTGAATACAGTGACGGATCTCAAAAAGAATAA
- the LOC141613970 gene encoding uncharacterized protein LOC141613970 isoform X2, whose protein sequence is MKILVEQLKLLCDKKLDLEAKLIKEKANLQVMTRETGNWLKSVMVLMEMQEMKQLMKEVGVAEIVVKMMEYDVLKKLWKDDRAIFDIVVDVVNKKCNHQTVGARRGVDAEEEADYKKVAKIASDVIKDIVDEFTMFIKGNDAAVTLVKLLDNVGNNVDLEKLMKEEDQMVMILSKGEGIIRKEVGHNHHDEEELLIPKDDEDVQPVNESFIKEKVKSLRKRMGRLMDFMDDENFKKSLPEGANLGWEVMKALSNSSGSDQAVENSKPHRYCGYCIVRFEVNIRHHDMSERALTMIKTINHMIDRYPSNDVTRPIRDDELEYIPGEFIEGLESREIVLQRILIALKNDQVNIIGVYGMGGCGKTTLAKEVAYKRTSDLFDKRIVVEVSETPNIKSIQNQIAGGIDLTFDDKHNVSQRARILYNQLKSGKILIILDNLWKKLKLDEVGIPLKSSKDSYCKLLITTREEHVCRLMDVQEANNFKVGLLNKREALKLFENQAEKKVSNGEFKPVADKLLQKCGGLPLAIATTGSALRGKDLPMWCHFAETAEKPIISQVSSEYRETYSILETSYKLIDNEEKRIFLFLVCLSPLDSAVTIDELVRYGIGLDLFQHVNGLSEAMEQATTWANELISSSLLLKGDSDGEIKIHDLVRASSISFINKGNDRVILVESIPRWMSQQSFKKFKAISLLSGNDFSRLSGVKAPMLQILLLKGDISSTSLPSDFFVGMKNLKILSLSNINFSLGLPESMGHLQRLKTLHLHNCKLKDVKLIGKLVNLLVLSLRGSSLEELAIEIGDLCKLRLLDIEGCKGLKNIPANILSRLSHLEGLYMLNVFDGWASSNIEVNPEEGDDQASGSELDTLSHLNALETEVREGGYDQASGSELDTLSHLNVLEMEVSEAKQLLTANNGQYVEQLGKFKIRVHNSFEWDFAEDIKDITSECRYILELKDINTFENNWLRAVLKKADCFVLMDCPSLTENLVPLFDEEGFKDLRNLVVERCDFKCIVSSSDQDESMVFVNLKLLRLNYMYNLEMICDGKAPAGLFSNLRCLYLCTLPRLTCGLPLTSIQHNLSEIDVHHCESLEFIFNKDTTLPEDNVEIILFPHLKSLSLSYVQRLSGVVGPTQSEMMHTIEYLSQDRPFFDEKIKFQSLEILELSINKTIGTLWSTASDISSFQNLKNLDIYRCSKLQSLGPPSIFAALVQLEHLSISYCENMQEVITKETERNGIREGVIAFPQLKHLCLDDLDNLERFYGGSYKLEFPKLKSLKLSAIRNLTNFDGAEISNTLISDKIEFPCLDDLLIQNLSSEVERLWNWSSSGVEGETESGSNPLDPVPSLKKLQLSSMQGLMSIPHFVSHKLTRLHVSDLNDIKYLFSVSPLNREVFWSYSQLPNLANLSVGGYGFVEQLFENEDDTAVVMLCERLEAIGLRSMPKMKILPWHLLTNIRTLSIFDLKWKYLFSADLFTKGREQLQQLESLRITDCEDMEVIIMDELVGDGEDSVYCFPRLKKLELNSLNITKFVSKPNTGLHFQSLQSIKFAWCNKMHSFCSGPFRAPKLEYLELLYCESMEYFVSDEKIEVRELPSLTNIEIDECPKMLSFSSKPLKAPKLHSVILKQSGEMRWFSPGDPNCGDILELPSLEQVIIQECWGMQKFSSGGINAPCLCDMMVDDEDYSKCTNEKLQELLQNLQDYHIREEEEEEEEEEEEEEEEEQEQEQEQDKDEDDEDEDEEDLNDNGDGDEQNMDGDEDEDEEMAELRSEYSDGSQKE, encoded by the exons ATGAAAATTCTGGTGGAACAGCTTAAACTTTTGTGTGACAAGAAGCTGGACCTTGAAGCTAAACTGATAAAAGAGAAGGCGAATTTGCAGGTGATGACAAGAGAAACTGGGAATTGGTTGAAAAGTGTGATGGTTTTGATGGAGATGCAAGAAATGAAGCAACTTATGAAAGAAGTGGGGGTGGCTGAAATTGTGGTGAAAATGATGGAGTATGATGTTCTGAAGAAGTTATGGAAAGATGATAGGGCGATTTTCGACATTGTGGTTGATGTGGTGAATAAGAAGTGCAATCATCAAACGGTAGGTGCTAGGAGAGGGGTCGATGCTGAAGaggaggctgattacaagaaggttGCCAAGATAGCGAGCGATGTTATAAAGGATATTGTGGATGAGTTTACAATGTTTATAAAAGGGAATGATGCGGCTGTTACGCTCGTTAAATTATTGGACAACGTTGGAAACAATGTCGATCTTGAGAAGCTCATGAAAGAAGAAGATCAGATGGTCATGATTTTGAGTAAAGGAGAGGGTATCATTCGAAAGGAGGTTGGGCATAATCATCATGATGAAGAGGAATTACTTATCCCCAAAGATGACGAGGATGTGCAGCCAGTTAATGAAAGTTTCATCAAAGAGAAAGTTAAAAGTTTGCGTAAACGTATGGGACGCTTAATGGACTTTATGGATGATGAGAACTTCAAGAAGAGTCTCCCCGAGGGTGCAAACTTAGGGTGGGAAGTCATGAAGGCTTTGAGCAATAGTTCCGGGTCTGACCAGGCTGTAGAAAACAGTAAACCGCACAGGTACTGCGGTTATTGTATTGTTCGATTCGAAGTCAACATTCGTCACCATGATATGAGTGAAAGGGCTCTAACTATGATCAAAACTATCAATCATATGATTGATAGATATCCTTCAAATGACGTGACTAGACCTATAAGAGACGATGAGCTCGAATATATTCCCGGTGAGTTCATAGAGGGCTTGGAATCTAGAGAAATAGTTTTACAGAGAATATTGATAGCTTTGAAGAATGATCAAGTTAACATTATCGGTGTATATGGCATGGGCGGTTGCG GAAAAACAACTTTGGCAAAAGAAGTTGCATATAAACGTACAAGTGATTTATTCGACAAAAGAATAGTAGTTGAGGTTTCAGAAACGCCAAATATAAAAAGCATTCAAAATCAAATTGCCGGAGGTATTGACTTGACATTTGATGATAAGCACAATGTATCTCAAAGAGCCCGCATTCTTTATAATCAATTAAAATCGGGGAAAATACTCATAATCCTTGACAACTTATGGAAAAAACTCAAGTTAGATGAAGTGGGGATTCCTTTGAAAAGTTCTAAAGATTCttattgtaaactattgattacAACTAGAGAAGAACATGTGTGTAGGCTCATGGATGTCCAAGAAGCTAATAATTTTAAGGTGGGCTTATTGAATAAAAGAGAAGctttaaaactttttgaaaacCAAGCTGAAAAGAAAGTCAGCAACGGGGAGTTTAAACCTGTGGCCGATAAATTATTACAGAAGTGTGGTGGATTACCTCTTGCAATTGCCACTACAGGAAGTGCTTTAAGGGGTAAAGATCTGCCAATGTGGTGTCATTTTGCAGAGACAGCAGAAAAGCCTATCATAAGTCAAGTCAGCAGTGAGTATCGTGAGACATACTCAATTCTCGAAACAAGTTACAAGCTTATTGATAATGAAGAAAAAAGGATATTTTTATTTCTTGTATGTTTGTCTCCCCTCGATTCAGCTGTAACAATCGACGAATTGGTGAGATATGGCATTGGGTTAGATTTATTTCAACACGTCAACGGACTTTCAGAAGCTATGGAGCAAGCAACTACGTGGGCTAACGAACTCAtttcatcgtcattattattAAAAGGTGATTCTGATGGAGAAATCAAGATTCATGATCTTGTTCGTGCATCCtccatctcctttattaataaAG GCaacgatcgagtgattttggttGAAAGTATTCCACGATGGATGTCTCAGCAGTCTTTCAAGAAGTTCAAAGCCATATCGTTGCTTTCCGGCAATGATTTTTCTCGCTTGAGTGGAGTAAAGGCTCCTATGCTTCAAATTTTGCTATTAAAAGGCGACATATCCTCTACAAGTCTTCCTTCTGATTTCTTCGTGGGAATGAAGAATTTAAAGATATTAAGTTTGTCAAATATAAACTTTAGTTTGGGGTTACCAGAATCAATGGGACATTTACAGCGTCTCAAAACATTGCATTTACACAACTGCAAATTGAAAGACGTTAAATTGATTGGTAAGTTGGTGAATCTTCTTGTTTTGAGCTTGCGCGGATCAAGTTTGGAGGAGCTAGCTATTGAAATTGGGGACTTGTGCAAGCTGCGTTTGCTTGATATAGAAGGGTGCAAAGGTCTGAAAAATATCCCGGCCAATATCTTATCCCGTTTATCTCATTTAGAAGGACTATACATGCTCAATGTTTTTGATGGATGGGCATCTTCAAACATTGAAGTTAATCCTGAAGAGGGAGATGACCaggctagtgggagtgagctTGATACACTGTCTCACTTGAACGCGCTTGAAACGGAGGTACGTGAAGGGGGATATGACCAGGCTAGTGGAAGTGAGCTTGATACACTGTCTCACTTGAATGTGCTTGAAATGGAGGTATCTGAAGCTAAACAATTGTTAACTGCAAATAATGGCCAGTATGTCGAGCAATTAGGCAAGTTCAAAATACGTGTTCATAATTCTTTCGAATGGGATTTCGCAGAAGATATTAAAGATATAACATCTGAGTGCCGTTATATTTTGGAGTTAAAGGATATAAATACATTTGAAAACAATTGGTTAAGAGCGGTGTTAAAGAAAGCTGATTGCTTTGTACTAATGGATTGTCCTAGTTTAACTGAGAATTTAGTCCCTTTGTTTGATGAAGAGGGTTTTAAAGACTTGAGGAATTTGGTTGTTGAAAGGTGCGATTTCAAATGCATAGTCAGCTCAAGCGATCAGGATGAGTCAATGGTCTTTGTGAATCTGAAGCTTTTACGCTTAAATTATATGTACAACTTAGAGATGATCTGCGATGGGAAAGCTCCAGCAGGACTGTTCTCTAATCTCCGATGCCTCTATCTATGTACGTTGCCCAGGTTGACGTGTGGGTTGCCTCTAACTTCCATTCAACATAACTTGAGTGAGATTGATGTTCACCATTGTGAATCTTTGGAGTTCATCTTTAATAAGGATACGACTTTACCAGAAGACAACGTAGAAATCATCTTGTTTCCTCATTTAAAATCACTTTCACTATCTTACGTGCAAAGACTGTCAGGCGTAGTGGGGCCAACACAAAGTGAGATGATGCATACCATTGAGTATTTGTCACAAGATCGTCCTTTCTTTGATGAAAAG ATCAAATTTCAATCTCTTGAGATTTTGGAGTTGTCTATTAATAAAACAATTGGGACACTGTGGAGCACGGCATCCGACATTTCAAGCTTTCAGAATTTGAAGAATCTGGACATTTACCGCTGTTCAAAATTGCAGAGCCTGGGCCCTCCATCTATATTTGCGGCACTTGTTCAACTTGAACATTTGTCGATAAGTTATTGTGAAAATATGCAAGAAGTCATAACCAAAGAGACAGAAAGGAACGGAATTCGTGAAGGTGTTATCGCTTTTCCGCAGTTGAAACATCTTTGCTTGGATGATTTGGATAATCTTGAGAGGTTTTATGGAGGAAGTTATAAACTTGAGTTCCCTAAACTGAAATCACTGAAATTGTCAGCTATTCGTAATTTGACTAATTTTGACGGTGCAGAAATTTCCAACACTTTAATCTCTGACAAG ATTGAATTCCCATGCCTAGACGACTTGCTCATACAGAATTTGTCAAGCGAAGTTGAGAGGCTATGGAATTGGTCTTCATCGGGTGTGGAAGGAGAGACCGAAAGTGGTAGCAATCCATTAGACCCGGTTCCAAGCTTGAAAAAGTTACAACTTTCTAGCATGCAGGGGTTGATGTCTATTCCACACTTTGTCTCTCATAAATTGACCCGTCTTCATGTCTCAGATTTGAATGATATCAAATATTTATTCTCAGTTTCACCGTTAAATAGAGAGGTCTTCTGGTCATATTCCCAACTTCCGAACTTGGCAAACCTTTCTGTTGGTGGCTATGGTTTTGTGGAACAATTGTTTGAAAACGAAGACGATACTGCTGTTGTAATGCTATGTGAACGTCTAGAAGCAATAGGGTTGCGTAGTATGCCGAAAATGAAGATTTTGCCCTGGCATCTACTTACAAATATTCGCACCCTTTCTATTTTTGATTTAAAATGGAAATATCTATTCTCAGCCGATCTATTCACCAAGGGTAGAGAGCAACTCCAGCAGTTGGAATCTCTCCGTATTACTGATTGCGAAGACATGGAAGTAATAATCATGGATGAATTAGTTGGAGATGGAGAAGACTCAGTTTATTGTTTCCCTCGCCTTAAGAAATTGGAGTTGAACTCTCTGAATATCACCAAGTTTGTCTCCAAGCCAAACACTGGGTTGCACTTTCAATCACTTCAAAGTATTAAATTTGCGTGGTGTAATAAAATGCATTCATTTTGTTCAGGACCTTTCAGAGCTCCAAAACTAGAATATTTGGAGCTATTGTATTGTGAAAGTATGGAGTATTTTGTGTCTGATGAAAAGATTGAAGTTCGAGAATTGCCATCTTTGACAAACATCGAAATCGATGAGTGCCCGAAAATGTTGTCATTTTCATCCAAGCCTTTAAAAGCACCCAAATTACATTCCGTGATTCTTAAACAAAGTGGTGAAATGAGGTGGTTTTCACCCGGAGATCCAAATTGTGGTGATATTTTGGAGTTACCGTCTTTGGAGCAGGTAATAATTCAAGAGTGTTGGGGTATGCAAAAGTTTTCATCTGGAGGAATAAATGCTCCCTGTCTATGTGATATGATGGTTGATGATGAGGACTATTCTAAGTGTACAAATGAGAAGCTCCAAGAATTGTTGCAGAACCTGCAGGACTACCACATAAG agaagaagaagaagaagaagaagaagaagaagaagaagaggaagaagaggaacaGGAACAGGAACAGGAACAGGATAAGGATGAGGATGacgaagatgaagatgaagaagattTGAATGACAATGGTGATGGAGATGAACAAAATATGGatggagatgaagatgaagatgaagaaatgGCAGAGTTACGTAGTGAATACAGTGACGGATCTCAAAAAGAATAA